The genomic interval CGGCACCGCCCAGAACATCGGCGGCGTCGAGACCGTCATGGACGCGCTGCTCGCCGCGATCCTCGCGGGCATTATCTGGACCGGCGCCGGGAACAGCCTGCGCATGGCCCGCCTCCGCGAGCACCTGCCCGACCTCCGGGCCCGCACCCTGACCCGCCGCGCCGTCCCCGTCGAGTCCGCCACCCCGCTCTCCGAAGCGCTGCGCCGGGCCAACGAGGCGGGCGCCCGCGCCCTGGTCGTCGTCGACGGACAGGGCAACCCCAAGGGCGTCGTCCGCGAGGCCGCCATCGTCGGAGTCCCCGAACACCGCCGCCCCTGGGTCGCCGTCAGCGGCCTCGCCCAGGACCTCACCGACGGCATGAAGGTCCCCGCGGAACTGGCCGGCGAAGCCCTCCTGGACCGGCTCAAGGCCACCCCCGCCACCGAGTACCTGGTCCTTGAGGAGACCGGCGAGATCTACGGAGTCCTCTCCACCGCCGACGTGGAGCGCGCCTTCGTCAAGGCCATGGCCCGCCCCGGCGCCTGACGGCCCTCCCGGGCGCTCGACGGCCGCGGCCCGGGCGGTCGGCGGCCCGGGAATCACCGGTAGGCTGGTCACATGTCTGAACCGACCGGTGCCGCCCGCCGACGTGGGCCCTTCAAGGTCGGGGACCAGGTACAGCTCACCGACCCCAAGGGCCGTCACTACACCTTCACGCTCGAAGCCGGAAAGAACTTCCACACCCACAAGGGTTCTTTCCCGCACGACGAGCTGATCGGTGCTCCCGAGGGCAGTGTTGTCCGCACCACGGGAAACGTCGCCTATCTCGCGCTGCGCCCCCTGCTCCCCGACTACGTCCTGTCCATGCCCCGCGGCGCCGCCGTGGTCTACCCCAAGGACGCCGGCCAGATCCTGGCCTTCGCCGACATCTTCCCCGGCGCCCGCGTCGTGGAGGCCGGGGTCGGATCCGGCTCGCTCAGCACCTTCCTGCTGCGCGCCATCGGCGAGCAGGGCATGCTGCACTCCTACGAGCGCCGCGAGGACTTCGCCGAGATCGCCCAGCAGAACGTCGAGCGCTACTTCGGCTCCCCGCACCCGGCCTGGCAGCTGACCGTCGGCGACCTCCAGGACAACCTCTCCGACACCGACGTCGACCGCGTCGTGCTGGACATGCTCGCCCCCTGGGAGTGCCTGGAGGCCGTCTCCAAGGCCCTGGTGCCCGGCGGCATCCTCTGCGCCTACGTCGCCACGACCACCCAGCTCTCGCGCACCGTCGAGTCCATCCGCGAGATCGGCTGCTTCGCCGAGCCGCAGCCCTGGGAGTCGATGATCCGCAACTGGCACGTGGAGGGCCTCGCCGTCCGCCCCGACCACCGGATGATCGGCCACACCGGCTTCCTGGTCACCGCCCGCCGCCTCGCGGACGGCGTCGAGCCGCCGCTGCGCCGCCGCCGCCCGTCCAAGGGCGCCTACGGCGACGACTACGACGGACCCGGCAGCCAGAGCCGTGGAGGCCCCGCCGCCGACCGCGGCTGATCCGTCCAACGCACCGGCGCCGCCGCGCAGTTCCCCGACCGACCGGGGAACCGCGCGGCGGCGCCTTTTCGTCGCCCCGCCGTTCCGCCCGGATGTGAGGTGTGGCACGATGCTGGCCACCCCTCAGGGTGTTCCCACCCCTCACCGGGCTTCCAGGAACCATCAGGAGACAGACCGCGTGCAGACCCCCGCGCTCCCGGACCTCGCCCACACCGCCGCCAAGCCGGTGCACTGGCTCGCCACGGCCGCGGCGATGGCCGGGGTCGTCGCGCTGGCCGGGCTGCTCCAGCCCCGTACGGCCACCGCGACCGCCACGGCCCCCGAGCAGCGGACCACCACGCAGCACGGCGCCCCCGTGCCCGCTCCCGACCCGGCCGGCGTGGAGTTCCCGCTGGAGTGCGGCGGCGCCGGGACGACCGTCGCGAAGAAGGCCTCCGGGGACCTCGACGGCGACGGACGGCCGGAAACCGTCGCCGTGGTGCACTGCGCCGCCGGATCGGGGACCCCGCCCGGTGGCATCTACGTCCTGACACGGAGCAGCGGGGCCGCGCCCCGGGTCGTGGCGACCCTGGTGGACCCCGCTGACAGGAAGACCGTCGGGGAGTTCGCCGTACGCGACGGCCTCGTCTCGGCGACCCTGCTCGGCTACTCCTCGCTCGACGTGCCCCGCTGCTGCCCCGACCAGGAGGAACAGGCCTCCTGGCGGTGGAAGGGGAAGGCGTTCGTCCGCACCTCCGGGGAGCTCGCGCGCAGCGTCTGAGCGCGCACTGCGAGGCTCCGGCCGACGTCGGGACGCGAACCCCCGTGCCGGCTAGCCGGCGTCCGGCCCGTACACCTCGACGCTGTCCTTGACGCGCCGCACGTGGATGCAGTCCCCGGGGCACTCCTTGGCCGAATCGACGACGTCCTGGAGGAGCGGCAGCGGCACCGGAGTGGTCGCCCCCGGGCTCTGCAGGAGCTCGTCGTCGCCGCTCTTCACGTATGCCAGGCCGTCGATGTCCAGCTCGAAGACGTCGGGGGCGTACTGCACACAGATGCCGTCGCCCGTACAGAGGTCCTGGTCGATCCAGACCTCCAGGTCCTGCGTGTCACTGTCGCCCGGCGAGTCCTGCTGCACGGTCATGTGTCCTGCCGTTCCTGCGTATCTGAACCAATTGGAGCCAGCCCTGACGGGTGTTGAACAGTTCGACGATACAACCGGCGGCTTTCCGGTGCCGAAGGGTGGGTATTCCCTTGACGTGAGGGAGAGCGCAAGGGTGAAGATCGGACACACCCCGCAGTCTTTGTGATCTAGGGGTTTCAATCACCACCCACCCAGGTAGGGTCAGGAAGCGTCCAGCTCCCCATGGAGGAGGTGAGGACCGTGGCAGCCCACGACGACGACATCAACCGCGGCATCCGGCCCGCGCGAGGGTCAGAGGACCCTGCCGGCCAGGTTGCCTATCTCGAGCAGGAAATCGCCGTCCTGCGACGTAAGCTCGCCGACTCTCCGCGTCACTCGAGGATTCTCGAAGAGCGGATCGTCGAGTTGC from Streptomyces sp. CA-278952 carries:
- a CDS encoding tRNA (adenine-N1)-methyltransferase, which codes for MSEPTGAARRRGPFKVGDQVQLTDPKGRHYTFTLEAGKNFHTHKGSFPHDELIGAPEGSVVRTTGNVAYLALRPLLPDYVLSMPRGAAVVYPKDAGQILAFADIFPGARVVEAGVGSGSLSTFLLRAIGEQGMLHSYERREDFAEIAQQNVERYFGSPHPAWQLTVGDLQDNLSDTDVDRVVLDMLAPWECLEAVSKALVPGGILCAYVATTTQLSRTVESIREIGCFAEPQPWESMIRNWHVEGLAVRPDHRMIGHTGFLVTARRLADGVEPPLRRRRPSKGAYGDDYDGPGSQSRGGPAADRG
- a CDS encoding ferredoxin translates to MTVQQDSPGDSDTQDLEVWIDQDLCTGDGICVQYAPDVFELDIDGLAYVKSGDDELLQSPGATTPVPLPLLQDVVDSAKECPGDCIHVRRVKDSVEVYGPDAG